CTCATCCTGCGTTAGAGGCGGCCCAATCCCAGTAAAGCTCCCGCGCGCGATGCGTGACAGGGCCGACTTGGTAGCTGGTGTCATCAAAGGCCGTAACTGGCGTAATCTTTGACATATTGCCCGAAAGAAAGACCTCATCGGCCTCGTGGAAATCCTCAAAGCTAAGCACTGTTTCATGTACGTTCATGCCATCCGCCGAAAGGTTTGACATATGGCGCGCACGGGTGATGCCTGCGAGGAAGGTGCCGTTGGCGATGGGAGTGAAGACCTCACCATCTTTGACCATAAATACATTTGCGGTCGCTGTTTCTGCAACATTGCCCATGGCATCGGCGACGAGAGCATTGCCAAATCCCTTGCTGCGCGCCTCTGAGAGCATGCGGGCATTGTTGGGATAAAGGCAGCCAGCTTTTGCATTAACCACGGCGCTTTCCAGAACAGGGCGGCGAAACCGCGTGCGCGTCAACGTTGTGCTCGCGGTGTCCGCAGCGAAGGGAATTTCTTCTAGGCAGATGGCAAAGCCGGTTTCATCACGGCTCGGTACAATCGCTGTCACATCGCCGCCAATGCCCCAATACATCGGACGTATATAAACTGCGGCACCAACAGAATATGACTTGAGACCTTCTTTCACGATCTCGACCATATCCTCGGGTGAGACAGTGGGCTTGAGCATAAGTGCTTCTGCTGAGCGGTTCACACGGGCGCAGTGAAGGTCAAGATCAGGCATCAATCCGTTGACAAACCGTGCGCCATCAAAGACCCCTGATCCAAGCCAAGCCCCATGATCAGCTGCGTTGATCACTGGTGTGTTGCCGTCGTGCCAAGCGCCGTTGAAGTAGGTTTTGATATTTGTGCCTGTGGCCATGCCGCATCCTCCCGTTCGGCGAAAGGTTAGTTTGGCCTCACGGGAGGGTAAAGCGCGAAATCACCCTGCCGCAGCCAGAAGAGATGCAAGGTCAAGCGGGTCATTGACCATGCTGAGCGCACCATCTGCATCGCGCGGCCAGTCGGCTTCGGGCTTGTCCCAGTAAAGCTCGACGCCGTTTTCATCGGGGTCTCTGAGATATAACGCTTCGCTGACCCCGTGATCGGATGCTCCATCGAGCTTGATACCTGCGTTGAGAACCCGTTTCAGTGCATCACCGAGCGTTGCGCGGCTCGGATACAAAAACGCGGTGTGGTAGAGCCCTGTGTGCCCTTTGGGTGGGGGTGTGCCGCCAGCGCTTTCCCAGGTGTTGAGGCCGATGTGGTGGTGATAATTTCCCGCCGCAAGAAAAGCAGCACCTGCGCCGTAGCGCTGGGTTACGGAAAAGCCGAGAACACCTGAGTAAAACGCGATAGCGCGGTCAAGGTCAGCTACTTTGAGATGCACATGCCCGATGCGGGCTTGAGGGGCTACAGGGTGTGTCATTGACTGGCTCCTATTGTTTGAAGAGACAATAGGACCATGCCAGAAAGGGTGAAAGAGCCCGCCGCGCACAGACGCTGTGCGCGGGTGCGTGGGTCAACGGACCATGCCGATGATGTCGTATGTCTTTTCAAGGATAGGCGCGGCGATGGTACGAGCCGCATCAGCGCTCGTGTGCAGGAGCGCGTGTGGTTCTGTTTCATGAGGCCCGAAGAGAAGGCTGTGTCAGTTAACCTTGTAGTAGTTGATCAGGCGGTCGATATGACTGCGGCCCATGCGTCCCGAGATCTCCAGTAGATCGCGCTCTGTCCCTTGTGTCGCGGCGTCGATCGCGGATTGAATATTAGAGGCAGCAAGCCCCCACGATCCCTCAACCTCAGCGGTGACTTCTTGAACGCGCCAGCGAATGAGGCGCCAGAAAGCGGCTTGGTGGGCGTAGCACAGGATTGGGTCGGTGATCATTTGGCTCATTGCGTCGATAATTCGGCCATAAACATCGATGAATGCTTCAGGTGAGCGATCTTCATCAATCAAAAGGGTATTGTGAACGGACATCAGTGCCAAAATGGTTTCTCGAGGCGCGCGTTCTTCATTGGCAACGCCGATCGCGATATCACAGATCGCGCCATATATTTCAAAGTGCTTGGGCAGTTCGTTCAGCTCCAAGACTGTTGTTTGTGTACCAAGGCCTGTCTGTGTGTGAAGTAGCTGCGCATTGGCTAGAAGTTGTAAAATATGCCGTATGGGAGTCCGCGAAACTCCATACTCCTCAGCGAGCGCCGTTTCCTTGAGCCAAAGTGCTTCACGAGGATTGGCGAGACATATCTTCGTCCGGATCGCTTTTAAAATCTCAGCTTGATGCCCCACCGCTCGATACATATTATCGTTGGCCCCGTCTGTGTGTTTGCTTCACATGAGTTCATGTATACGCAGGGTTTTCTCTTAGCTCAATAGATGAGGCCTTAAGGCGCATCAAAAAGAGTTTTGGCCGTCCCAATTCAGATCACTACGATGGGCTTTGCTGGTTGCTCACTTATAGATTGCAATGTGTGATTTGCTTTTTCTTCAATAGGCTAAGACGAATAAGGAGTTTGAAGTATTGTTCACGTTTTGGAAAAAGTTTTAATGCCGATGTTTACTTATGTCTCAGGTTGTGTGAACATGTATACACGTGCTCAAGGATGCACGGGTTTAGTTTTCGGCAAGCGCTCAATAGACGATGCGGTAGCTTGTGTTCAGAATATCGAATACGTCGATTTAAATGGCTCGGGTAACGAAGTTGAGTATCGCGTCACTGACGCAAATGCTTCGAGGTCAGGTTGGGCCCTTAACGTCCCCAACGTGGTGCTAGCCTGACTTCGAGGTGCTCAAAAGTTGAGCTCAGCGGCCTTAACGTTTTGAAAATCATGCAATATTAACGAAAATAATTACATCTCAGACGTGAAGACGCCAGTTCCTAAGCGGGGCAGAGCGTCTCTCAATTGATATGCAAGTGTTTTGCTGTTTAGCGCACCATGCCGATGATGTCGTATGTCTTTTCAAGGATAGGCGCGGCGATGGCACGAGCCGCATCAGCGCCCGTGTGCAGGAGCGCGTCGATCTCTGCCTCGTTCTCCATGAGGCGTGCCATTTCGCTTGAAATAGGAGCAAGTTTAGCGACCGCGAGTTCAGCGAGCAGCGGCTTGAACTCTGAAAAGGCTTTGCCTCCGACATCGCGCAACACGGCTTCAACGCTCATATCTGCAAGCCCAGCGTAGATGTTTACGAGATTGCGCGCTTCGGCGCGGCCTTCGAGACCTTCGGCTTCTGAGGGCAGCGCGTCTGGGTCGGTCTTGGCTTTGCGAATTTTCTTTGCAAGCGTGTCTGCGTCATCTGTCATGTTGATGCGCGAAGCATCGGACGGATCAGATTTGGACATTTTTTTGCTTCCGTCCCGCAAGCTCATGACGCGCGTACCCGCGCCCTCAATAACCGGCTCTGTAACGGGGAAGAAGTCTACGCCATAGTCATTATTGAACTTGATGGCGATATCGCGCGTCAGCTCAAGGTGCTGCTTTTGGTCTTCGCCCACCGGAACATGGGTGGCGTGATATGTAAGAATATCAGCCGCCATGAGAGATGGATAGGCGAAGAGGCCGAGCGAGGCATTTTGTGAATTCTTGCCAGCTTTATCTTTCCACTGGGTCATCCGCTGCATCCAGCCCATGCGAGCAACACAGTTGAATATCCATCCCAGCTGCGCATGCTCTGCGACTTGGGACTGATTGAAGAGGATTGATTTTGCAGGATCGATGCCTGAAGCGATGAAGCCTGCGGCCAGCTCGCGGGTTTGGCGGCGCAAAGCGGCCGGGTCTTGCCAGACGGTGATGGCGTGAAGATCAACCATGCAGTAGATGGTCTCGTAATCTTCATCCTGCATCTGCACAAAGCGCTTGATGGCGCCAAGGTAGTTTCCAAGAGTCAGACCGCCGGAGGGCTGGATGCCTGAAAAGACGCGTTTCTTGAACGCCGTGTTCGGCTGGAGCGCATCGCTCATGATATTTCTCCGTCTGGAACTCTTGTTGTCGCTGGCTTACTCAGGAGGCCAAGCAACGTCAAGCAGAGGCCGGTATGAGCGTAGAAAGTCCAGTGAATGACATCTCTCCTGTTGTCGTGGTTCTCTTTGCCGCGATGGTGGGGATCGAAGGCGTCTTTGCCGCTGCAGAAGCAGGAATGATTGGTGGGCGCATGGGAATTGGGTGGCGCGTCTCTGCAATCGAGGACTACG
This genomic window from Lentibacter algarum contains:
- a CDS encoding branched-chain amino acid aminotransferase, with product MATGTNIKTYFNGAWHDGNTPVINAADHGAWLGSGVFDGARFVNGLMPDLDLHCARVNRSAEALMLKPTVSPEDMVEIVKEGLKSYSVGAAVYIRPMYWGIGGDVTAIVPSRDETGFAICLEEIPFAADTASTTLTRTRFRRPVLESAVVNAKAGCLYPNNARMLSEARSKGFGNALVADAMGNVAETATANVFMVKDGEVFTPIANGTFLAGITRARHMSNLSADGMNVHETVLSFEDFHEADEVFLSGNMSKITPVTAFDDTSYQVGPVTHRARELYWDWAASNAG
- a CDS encoding VOC family protein, which produces MTHPVAPQARIGHVHLKVADLDRAIAFYSGVLGFSVTQRYGAGAAFLAAGNYHHHIGLNTWESAGGTPPPKGHTGLYHTAFLYPSRATLGDALKRVLNAGIKLDGASDHGVSEALYLRDPDENGVELYWDKPEADWPRDADGALSMVNDPLDLASLLAAAG
- a CDS encoding GntR family transcriptional regulator gives rise to the protein MYRAVGHQAEILKAIRTKICLANPREALWLKETALAEEYGVSRTPIRHILQLLANAQLLHTQTGLGTQTTVLELNELPKHFEIYGAICDIAIGVANEERAPRETILALMSVHNTLLIDEDRSPEAFIDVYGRIIDAMSQMITDPILCYAHQAAFWRLIRWRVQEVTAEVEGSWGLAASNIQSAIDAATQGTERDLLEISGRMGRSHIDRLINYYKVN
- the trpS gene encoding tryptophan--tRNA ligase, encoding MSDALQPNTAFKKRVFSGIQPSGGLTLGNYLGAIKRFVQMQDEDYETIYCMVDLHAITVWQDPAALRRQTRELAAGFIASGIDPAKSILFNQSQVAEHAQLGWIFNCVARMGWMQRMTQWKDKAGKNSQNASLGLFAYPSLMAADILTYHATHVPVGEDQKQHLELTRDIAIKFNNDYGVDFFPVTEPVIEGAGTRVMSLRDGSKKMSKSDPSDASRINMTDDADTLAKKIRKAKTDPDALPSEAEGLEGRAEARNLVNIYAGLADMSVEAVLRDVGGKAFSEFKPLLAELAVAKLAPISSEMARLMENEAEIDALLHTGADAARAIAAPILEKTYDIIGMVR